From the Dama dama isolate Ldn47 chromosome 24, ASM3311817v1, whole genome shotgun sequence genome, one window contains:
- the LOC133046261 gene encoding olfactory receptor 4A15-like — MEQRNNVTEFVLLGLTQSVQGQRTLFVVFLLIYLVTMMGNLLIVLTVVFSPTLHVPMYFFLGYLSFLDGVYSTTVTPNMIIDLLCEKKTISFQACMIQLFIGHLFGGADIILLVVMAYDRYVAICKPLHYLTIMNKQVCILLLLLTLVGGFLHGVLHPLFVYNLHYCGPNVIDHFICDMYPLIKLACSDTYITVLTVLANDGAISLVIFTLLLISYGVILRSLKNVSQEGRHKGLSTCGSHITVVVLFFVPCIFMYVRPPCTLPIDKYLTVFYTIVTPMLNPLIYTLRNGEMKNAMKKLWIRKRK, encoded by the coding sequence ATGGAACAACGGAATAATGTAACTGAATTTGTTCTCTTGGGGCTCACGCAGAGTGTCCAGGGTCAGAGAACATTATTTGTTGTCTTCTTGCTCATCTACCTGGTGACAATGATGGGCAACCTACTCATTGTCCTGACTGTGGTGTTCAGTCCAACTCTGCATGTCCCTATGTACTTCTTTCTTGGCTACTTATCATTTCTTGATGGTGTTTATTCCACAACAGTCACTCCAAATATGATTATAGACTTGCTGTGTGAAAAGAAAACCATTTCCTTCCAAGCTTGCATGATCCAACTTTTCATAGGGCACTTGTTTGGTGGTGCTGATATAATACTCTTGGtggtcatggcctatgaccgctacgtggccatctgcaaaccctTGCATTATTTGACCATCATGAATAAGCAGGTTTGTATTCTGTTGCTGCTACTTACTTTGGTTGGTGGGTTTTTGCATGGGGTACTTCATCCTCTCTTCGTTTACAACCTTCACTATTGTGGCCCCAATGTCATTGACCACTTCATCTGTGACATGTACCCCTTGATAAAACTTGCTTGCTCTGACACCTACATCACTGTCCTCACAGTGCTGGCCAATGATGGGGCAATCTCCTTGGTCATCTTTACGCTCTTACTCATCTCCTATGGGGTCATTCTGCGCTCCCTAAAAAATGTTAGTCAGGAAGGGAGGCACAAAGGCTTGtccacctgtggctcccacatCACTGTGGTGGTCCTCTTTTTTGTGCcctgtatatttatgtatgtgagACCCCCCTGTACCTTACCTATTGATAAATACTTGACTGTGTTTTATACCATTGTCACCCCTATGCTCAACCCTCTAATCTATACTCTGAGAAATGGAGAGATGAAAAATGCCATGAAAAAGCTCtggatcagaaaaagaaagtga
- the LOC133045506 gene encoding putative olfactory receptor 4A4 has translation MEQRNNVTEFVLLGLTQSIQGQKILFVVFLFIYVVTMVGNLLIVLTVVVSPILDTPMYFFLGCLSFMDAIYSTTVTPNMIIDLLHGKKTISFQACMTQLFIWHFFGGADIFLLVVMAYDRYVAICKPLHYLTIMNKRVCVLLLLLTWVGGFLHGVFHPLFVYNLPFCGPNVIDHFMCDMYPLLKLACTDTQVTAITVLTNDGAICVIIFSLLLVSYGVILCSLKNLGQVGRHRALSTCGSQITVLVLFFVPCIFMYMRPPSTLSVDKSLTLFYSIITPMLNPLIYTLRNGEMKNAMKKLWTRKRK, from the coding sequence ATGGAACAAAGGAACAATGTAACTGAATTTGTACTTTTGGGGCTCACTCAAAGCATCCAGGGCCAGAAAATATTATTTGTCGTGTTTTTGTTCATCTATGTTGTGACAATGGTGGGCAACCTACTTATTGTCCTGACTGTGGTGGTCAGTCCAATCCTGGATACCCCTATGTACTTCTTTCTTGGCTGCTTATCATTTATGGATGCTATTTATTCTACTACAGTCACACCAAATATGATTATAGACTTACTGCATGGAAAGAAAACCATTTCCTTCCAAGCTTGCATGACCCAGCTTTTTATATGGCACTTTTTTGGGGGTGCTGATATATTCCTCCTGGtggtcatggcctatgaccgctacgtggccatctgcaaaccctTGCATTATTTGACCATCATGAATAAGCGAGTATGTGTTCTGTTGCTGCTGTTGACCTGGGTTGGTGGGTTTTTACATGGTGTATTTCATCCTCTCTTCGTCTACAATCTTCCTTTCTGTGGCCCCAATGTCATTGACCACTTCATGTGTGACATGTACCCTTTGTTGAAACTTGCTTGCACTGACACTCAAGTTACTGCCATTACAGTGCTTACCAATGACGGGGCAATATGTGTGATCATCTTTTCTCTCTTACTCGTCTCCTATGGGGTCATTCTGTGCTCCTTGAAGAATCTTGGTCAGGTAGGGAGGCACAGAGCCTTGTCCACCTGTGGCTCCCAAATTACTGTGCTGGTCCTCTTCTTTGTGCCCTGCATTTTTATGTATATGAGACCTCCTTCTACCTTGTCTGTTGATAAATCCTTGACTCTGTTTTACAGCATTATCACCCCTATGTTGAACCCACTCATCTATACATTGAGAAATGGTGAAATGAAAAATGCCATGAAAAAGCTCtggaccagaaaaagaaaatga